In a single window of the Tellurirhabdus bombi genome:
- a CDS encoding acyltransferase family protein, translating to MKKDLPEKLLRFDVLRAVAILSVFFFHFMMEFSNELTYKNQFVLDTHQQPLIKFFYTFFPAAYGNSGVKLFLVISGFLIHYSYLRSQQEKLAYRSFMMRRFWRIYPLYLLVLLFFSFSNEHYSLSILTTKEGLISFFAHVFLLHNLSDATFFEINPSFWSLALEWQFYLLYPVFLWLRSRFGIQKAAFGLLALNPIYMAWIGLNDPNAHAQPALALSLVATWGMWCLGAWLAESYVNGTRLFKVSNTFLVLFTLAYFAAKYFFVWLYVAALWETIIWAIVAEKYISQPQRPAYRWEIILVPVGLCSYSLYLIHQPLLQPLSNYISVLGLSKRINVLSLLDSLPILVMLFLIAYSMYQLLELPIIELGKKWQKKSAPQNPLGAFVDKRTFMSEQER from the coding sequence ATGAAAAAAGATTTGCCCGAAAAATTGCTGCGTTTCGACGTGTTGCGGGCGGTAGCAATACTTAGTGTATTCTTTTTCCATTTTATGATGGAGTTTTCAAATGAATTGACGTACAAAAATCAATTCGTTTTAGACACGCACCAGCAGCCTCTGATAAAGTTTTTTTACACGTTCTTTCCCGCTGCCTACGGAAATTCTGGAGTCAAGTTATTTCTGGTTATCAGTGGCTTTTTGATTCATTATTCTTACCTCCGAAGCCAGCAGGAAAAATTGGCGTATCGCTCCTTCATGATGCGTCGTTTCTGGCGAATTTATCCTCTCTATCTACTGGTTCTGCTGTTTTTTTCGTTCAGCAACGAGCATTATAGCCTCTCCATCCTGACGACCAAAGAAGGGTTGATTTCGTTTTTTGCGCACGTGTTTTTGCTTCATAACTTGTCAGATGCGACCTTTTTCGAGATCAATCCGTCTTTTTGGAGTCTGGCGTTAGAGTGGCAGTTTTATCTCTTGTATCCTGTTTTTCTCTGGTTGCGCTCCCGCTTTGGCATTCAAAAAGCCGCCTTCGGACTGCTGGCCCTAAACCCGATTTACATGGCTTGGATCGGCTTAAATGATCCAAATGCCCACGCTCAGCCAGCGCTAGCCTTATCGCTGGTAGCTACCTGGGGCATGTGGTGCCTGGGAGCCTGGCTAGCTGAGAGCTACGTAAATGGTACCCGACTTTTCAAGGTGTCAAATACGTTTTTGGTATTGTTTACGCTGGCCTATTTTGCCGCAAAATATTTCTTTGTCTGGTTATACGTGGCTGCCTTGTGGGAAACAATTATTTGGGCCATTGTTGCTGAAAAATACATTTCGCAACCGCAACGGCCTGCCTATCGCTGGGAAATTATATTGGTGCCTGTTGGCCTTTGCAGCTACAGCCTTTACCTGATTCATCAGCCGCTACTGCAACCCCTAAGCAATTACATCAGCGTTTTAGGGTTGTCTAAAAGGATTAATGTGCTTAGCCTACTCGACTCATTGCCTATCTTGGTCATGTTGTTCTTGATTGCTTATTCCATGTACCAGCTCCTGGAATTACCCATTATCGAGCTAGGGAAAAAGTGGCAAAAAAAGTCCGCGCCACAAAACCCGCTGGGAGCATTTGTTGACAAACGGACTTTTATGAGTGAACAGGAACGCTAG
- a CDS encoding endonuclease MutS2 encodes MLYPESFEQKLGFDKIRDLLRQACLSPLGQSYVEKIRFSDNFQLIEKMLRQVAEFKNIVQYEPDFPSSNYLDIRPQLQKTRIEGMMLSEEEFFELKLTLRTIQQCLRFLEAKEEGSYPYLSELAEVVTIDKKLTDAIERVIDDRGHVRDSASPALADIRRRIISEQAGLRKKLDGILRNARQQGWVADDVSLTIRNGRMVIPVAAEHKRRLKGFIHDESATGQTVFIEPSEVFDTNNEIRELEYEERREVHRILRELTDTLRPYLPDLHKATTFLGLVDFIRAKAKLASQMAADLPELVNQTLIDWQGARHPLLYLSFEKQGKKVVPLSIRLDQKQRILIISGPNAGGKSVALKTIGLLQYMVQSGLLIPVYEGSKAGIFQNLFIDIGDEQSLENDLSTYSSHLTSMRTFLTLSNKRTLFLIDEFGTGTEPSLGGAIAEAILEELNKSGAYGVINTHYTNLKMFADKTQGLVNGAMRFDGENLEPLYTLEVGRPGSSFAFEIASKIGLPKAVIERAKDKLGTQQVNFEKLIKELDIEKRIFSEKNLEVGINQRKLAQQLAETTALQTRLENDQKRILNEAKLKAKTLVSEANQRIENTIREIRENKAEREQTRQVRQKLEQFDRQELVTEVLVDEPKRAKAQDAEEEFLPAEGAITVGSYVRIQGQNAIGQVLALKGKDAEISIGDLKSNIKLNRLEKVSRKVYREATGEAARPKVQGIDLNEKMMSFSFNLDIRGKRGEEAMVELDNFLDNAIMLGYPELRIVHGKGDGILRNLVRQHLRSFSQVGPMSDEHADRGGAGVTIVKMK; translated from the coding sequence ATGCTTTACCCTGAGTCTTTCGAACAGAAATTAGGTTTTGATAAAATTCGCGATCTGCTGCGGCAGGCTTGTTTAAGCCCGCTGGGACAGTCGTACGTGGAGAAAATCCGGTTTTCGGACAACTTTCAACTAATTGAAAAAATGCTTCGGCAGGTGGCCGAATTTAAAAATATTGTTCAGTATGAGCCCGACTTTCCGTCCTCCAATTACCTGGATATTCGCCCTCAGTTGCAGAAGACCCGCATTGAAGGAATGATGCTCTCGGAAGAAGAGTTTTTTGAACTGAAATTAACCCTCCGAACCATCCAGCAATGCCTGCGTTTTCTGGAAGCCAAAGAAGAGGGGAGTTACCCGTACTTGTCGGAACTGGCCGAAGTAGTAACGATAGATAAAAAACTGACCGACGCCATTGAGCGCGTGATCGACGACCGGGGCCATGTTCGTGACTCAGCTTCACCGGCCCTGGCGGATATTCGGCGGCGCATCATTTCGGAGCAGGCTGGTTTGCGGAAAAAGCTGGATGGAATCTTGCGCAATGCCCGCCAGCAAGGTTGGGTGGCCGATGATGTTTCCCTGACCATTCGGAACGGGCGCATGGTTATCCCGGTGGCGGCGGAGCACAAGCGTCGCCTGAAAGGATTTATTCACGACGAATCGGCAACGGGGCAAACGGTCTTTATCGAACCGTCGGAGGTATTTGATACGAACAACGAAATTCGGGAATTAGAATACGAAGAACGCCGGGAGGTGCACCGCATCCTGCGCGAATTGACAGATACGTTACGGCCCTATTTGCCTGATCTTCACAAAGCAACGACGTTTCTCGGGCTGGTGGACTTCATTCGGGCAAAGGCGAAATTAGCCAGCCAAATGGCCGCTGATCTTCCCGAACTGGTGAACCAGACGCTAATTGACTGGCAGGGTGCGCGCCACCCCTTGCTGTACCTTTCCTTTGAAAAACAAGGAAAAAAAGTGGTGCCGCTAAGCATTCGGCTGGACCAGAAACAACGGATTCTGATTATTTCCGGACCGAACGCCGGAGGTAAATCGGTGGCGCTGAAAACCATCGGCCTGTTGCAGTATATGGTGCAGTCGGGGCTACTGATTCCGGTGTATGAAGGGTCGAAAGCGGGTATTTTTCAAAACCTGTTTATCGATATCGGCGACGAGCAATCCCTGGAAAATGACCTAAGTACGTATAGCTCACACCTAACCAGCATGCGCACGTTTCTGACGCTTTCCAACAAGCGGACCTTGTTTCTGATTGACGAATTTGGAACCGGAACAGAACCAAGTCTGGGCGGGGCCATTGCCGAAGCCATTCTGGAAGAATTGAATAAATCGGGTGCGTATGGCGTCATTAACACGCACTACACCAACCTGAAAATGTTTGCGGATAAAACCCAGGGACTGGTTAACGGGGCCATGCGCTTCGATGGTGAAAACCTGGAACCGCTGTATACGCTGGAAGTTGGCCGACCGGGCAGCTCGTTTGCGTTTGAAATTGCGTCCAAGATCGGTCTTCCGAAAGCCGTTATCGAGCGGGCCAAAGACAAGCTCGGAACCCAGCAGGTAAATTTTGAAAAACTGATTAAGGAACTCGATATTGAAAAGCGCATCTTCTCGGAAAAAAACCTGGAAGTGGGCATCAACCAGCGAAAACTGGCCCAGCAACTCGCTGAGACGACCGCCCTGCAAACCCGCCTTGAAAACGATCAGAAACGAATCCTGAACGAGGCCAAGCTAAAGGCAAAAACGCTGGTTTCAGAAGCGAATCAGCGCATCGAGAATACCATTCGGGAAATTCGCGAAAACAAAGCCGAACGAGAGCAAACCCGGCAGGTACGGCAGAAGCTGGAACAGTTTGACCGTCAGGAATTAGTAACCGAAGTACTGGTTGATGAGCCGAAGCGGGCCAAAGCGCAGGATGCGGAAGAAGAATTTCTCCCCGCAGAAGGAGCCATTACCGTGGGCAGTTACGTGCGGATTCAGGGACAAAATGCCATTGGTCAGGTGCTGGCTTTAAAAGGCAAAGACGCCGAGATCAGCATTGGCGATCTGAAGTCGAACATAAAGCTAAACCGGCTGGAAAAAGTAAGCCGAAAAGTGTACCGCGAAGCAACCGGGGAGGCGGCCAGACCCAAAGTGCAGGGCATTGACCTGAACGAAAAGATGATGAGTTTCAGCTTTAACCTGGATATACGCGGTAAACGGGGCGAAGAAGCGATGGTTGAATTGGATAATTTCCTGGACAATGCCATTATGCTGGGCTATCCTGAACTGCGCATTGTGCACGGGAAAGGCGATGGGATTCTGCGCAATCTGGTCCGGCAACACTTGCGGTCCTTTTCTCAGGTTGGCCCTATGTCCGATGAACACGCAGATCGGGGCGGGGCAGGCGTTACCATCGTGAAAATGAAATAA
- a CDS encoding patatin-like phospholipase family protein: MSTKLRILSIDGGGTRGVIPAAILNCIQQDTGKTPTELFDLIIGTSTGGIIGIGLFFGIPTEDLLALYLDKANDIFYDDWLDDLKDLGKKTGADYSNEHLTQILKDLFGDTTLGQVHDRVNRDVDFTRSLPYHGQKILMVPSFDLNPIEKNEPINFRAVIFNSFLMKHKDEKLVDLALRTSAGPTYFPIYDRKYIDGGVALNHPAMAAVAFAINANDDPEKKDCYPEGLKKGLGLGINDLHLFSIGCGTSNQNNIPESGIRTGDWGEIQWVKYLPDLLTESNVQVSDYYVRQVLPQAHYHRINLSFNSPKAPAVIRNEINKKPIGLDEKRPAILRAMKEYAEQYYTANKAEILGFLGI, encoded by the coding sequence ATGAGCACAAAATTACGCATTCTTTCCATTGATGGCGGTGGCACCCGTGGGGTTATTCCGGCTGCCATTCTTAACTGCATACAACAAGACACTGGCAAAACACCTACCGAGCTGTTCGATCTGATCATCGGTACGTCAACCGGCGGTATTATTGGTATTGGGCTTTTTTTCGGCATCCCTACGGAAGACCTGCTGGCGCTTTATCTGGACAAAGCGAATGATATTTTTTACGATGACTGGCTAGACGATCTGAAAGATTTAGGTAAAAAGACAGGCGCTGACTACTCAAATGAGCACCTTACGCAAATTTTAAAAGACCTTTTCGGTGACACAACGCTGGGGCAGGTCCACGACCGCGTAAATCGTGACGTTGATTTTACCCGCTCGCTGCCGTACCACGGTCAGAAGATTCTTATGGTGCCTAGCTTTGACCTTAATCCCATTGAAAAGAACGAACCAATCAATTTCAGGGCGGTTATTTTTAATTCGTTTCTAATGAAACATAAAGATGAAAAGTTAGTGGATCTGGCGTTACGAACTTCGGCTGGGCCAACTTACTTTCCGATCTATGACCGCAAATATATTGACGGTGGCGTTGCACTCAATCACCCGGCTATGGCTGCCGTCGCCTTTGCCATTAATGCAAACGACGACCCGGAAAAGAAAGATTGCTACCCAGAAGGGCTTAAAAAAGGCCTCGGTTTGGGAATCAACGACTTGCACCTGTTTTCCATCGGCTGTGGCACATCCAACCAGAATAATATTCCTGAATCGGGCATCCGTACGGGCGACTGGGGTGAAATTCAATGGGTAAAATACCTGCCTGATTTATTGACGGAATCCAATGTTCAGGTTTCGGACTACTATGTGCGTCAGGTACTGCCCCAAGCTCATTATCACCGGATTAACCTTTCTTTTAATAGTCCCAAAGCACCCGCCGTCATTCGTAATGAGATCAATAAGAAACCCATTGGTCTGGATGAAAAACGTCCCGCCATCCTTCGGGCCATGAAAGAGTACGCGGAGCAATACTATACCGCCAACAAAGCGGAGATTCTCGGCTTTTTGGGAATATAA
- a CDS encoding hydroxymethylglutaryl-CoA lyase → MKIIECPRDAMQGLANFIPTEEKIRYLNTLLRVGFDTLDFGSFVSPKAIPQMRDTAEVLAGLDLSATSTKLLAIVANQRGAEQAMEHEAIRYLGFPLSVSETFQLRNTNKTIAQAFTEVAAIQALCLSGGKEFVVYLSMGFGNPYGDPYSPEIIAQFTEKLVQLGIGIIAPSDTVGTSTPESIELLFSYLITHFPDVEFGAHLHARPGEAASKVRAATRAGVQRIDGALRGFGGCPMAKDDLTGNLPTEEIIAVLEQDGARLSIDKTELATALIQSAALM, encoded by the coding sequence ATGAAAATCATTGAATGCCCCCGCGACGCCATGCAAGGTCTGGCGAACTTTATTCCCACGGAAGAAAAAATCCGTTACCTGAACACCCTGCTTCGGGTGGGCTTCGATACTCTTGACTTCGGGTCGTTTGTTTCTCCGAAGGCCATTCCCCAAATGCGCGATACCGCCGAGGTGCTGGCTGGCCTGGACTTATCGGCTACTTCCACAAAGCTGCTGGCTATTGTTGCCAACCAACGGGGCGCTGAACAGGCCATGGAACACGAAGCCATTCGGTACCTGGGTTTTCCCCTGTCCGTTTCGGAAACGTTTCAGCTTCGGAATACCAACAAGACCATCGCGCAGGCTTTCACCGAAGTAGCTGCCATCCAAGCCCTTTGCCTGTCCGGCGGAAAGGAATTTGTGGTGTACTTATCCATGGGATTTGGTAATCCTTACGGCGATCCGTACAGCCCCGAAATCATTGCGCAGTTTACCGAAAAACTGGTCCAACTTGGCATTGGCATCATTGCGCCCTCCGACACGGTGGGCACCTCCACGCCTGAAAGCATCGAACTGCTTTTCAGTTACTTAATTACCCACTTTCCAGACGTTGAGTTCGGGGCTCACCTCCACGCCCGCCCCGGCGAAGCAGCGAGCAAAGTGCGGGCAGCCACGCGGGCAGGCGTCCAACGCATTGATGGCGCCTTACGCGGCTTTGGGGGCTGTCCGATGGCCAAAGATGACCTGACGGGTAACTTACCTACGGAAGAAATCATTGCGGTGCTGGAACAGGATGGCGCTCGCTTGTCCATCGATAAAACGGAACTGGCAACCGCTTTAATCCAGTCTGCGGCGCTTATGTAA
- a CDS encoding DUF7935 family protein gives MNLVAELLQLTIPAGLVLLGMYLAIKAMLERDFRKQQQEIRHQYSETVIPIRLQAYERMTLFLERISPNNLLLRMGGQELTALDLQQLLLREIRDEYNHNLSQQVYMSQASWDQIVQAMNEVVALINQAASEVMPDAPALDLSKKIFEQVIQQNNQPVALALKVIKEEIQQTFL, from the coding sequence ATGAACCTTGTCGCAGAATTATTACAATTAACCATACCCGCTGGGCTTGTTCTTTTGGGCATGTACCTGGCTATCAAGGCCATGCTGGAACGTGATTTCCGAAAACAGCAGCAGGAAATTCGCCATCAGTATAGCGAGACCGTCATTCCAATCCGGTTACAGGCCTACGAGCGCATGACCCTTTTTCTGGAGCGCATCAGTCCGAACAATTTGCTGTTGCGGATGGGTGGCCAGGAATTAACGGCGCTGGATCTTCAGCAGTTGTTGCTCCGCGAAATCCGGGATGAATACAATCACAACCTATCGCAGCAGGTATACATGAGCCAGGCGAGTTGGGACCAGATTGTGCAGGCCATGAACGAAGTGGTGGCTTTGATCAACCAGGCGGCTAGCGAAGTAATGCCCGATGCGCCCGCCCTGGATTTATCGAAAAAGATTTTTGAACAGGTGATCCAGCAAAACAACCAGCCGGTAGCTTTGGCGTTAAAAGTCATTAAGGAAGAAATTCAGCAAACGTTTCTGTAG
- a CDS encoding HesB/IscA family protein, producing MLVSDLIDRPIGLTPEAREQILDTLRANKIPDSYGLRVGIKGGGCGASWLLGFDQPGTTDQLYEVDGVRVIIDKKHLLYVLGVEVGYGEGEAGAGFTVQKPEPSKPEVI from the coding sequence ATGCTAGTTTCCGATTTAATTGACCGTCCGATTGGTCTTACCCCCGAGGCGCGCGAACAGATTCTGGACACCTTGCGGGCAAACAAAATCCCTGATTCTTACGGACTTAGGGTAGGAATAAAAGGGGGTGGCTGTGGCGCTTCGTGGCTGTTGGGTTTCGATCAACCGGGCACTACCGACCAACTCTACGAAGTGGACGGGGTGCGGGTTATTATTGACAAAAAACATTTGCTTTATGTGCTTGGCGTGGAGGTTGGCTACGGCGAAGGTGAAGCGGGTGCGGGCTTTACGGTTCAGAAACCAGAGCCATCCAAACCAGAGGTCATTTAA